One Purpureocillium takamizusanense chromosome 1, complete sequence genomic window carries:
- a CDS encoding uncharacterized protein (COG:S~EggNog:ENOG503NY82) — MDSSETQYLFKETRLNLEPPAPASVVTIRVPSKSGGGRQQQQLALESSAEDETTFKIKNLASASSVYHRRWHDTPRSFLWRVLEDGTLLSIRAADVCKKDKAPDAPLVLNFHFAVPIQQGCVAFADPEEHDALCVFVLDQASRLYTFTLRPDLFRKKTAVDAGLSELGKVQSPAGLGFKTAHRLVAVSADVLLATVNDGGMIRFDKSRTDDTSSGLWKESFFNVQGWAQNLRSLLPFQGKHTIRYGKVNMEYSAATSLQVTSFGLEDTLFAITVCLDHRMRIWNVNDGQILYTGDLLDVDRSPQEVGKWSIDPSQANLVQVVGRHRGQRFCATYSPIGPGEFKFWKIIAKDAHTVMVEDMFPRNTLLPPTPSSSDIWTLADFVLASPTEGAVNVWTLWKNNMTYRVQRLELDRKNMGPTWESGWEGVYADTTTIAAQTSGPCDSTDVTEKWLQAILQPGRFTKATLETALSIYERGLGKPKDSSKGRGLAESICSVLGSTASLERGPSGAMDYEQFRASSETQWRRFYRLLIELDRQRGEAIGLALDPEADMVWVVCTDLLSAITECSNLERLHHNLSKPDEDQVDQAALVGAALAFVDGFSDNYVQLCTAVLRQEIFEESSKTDLERIQYFSDKAGFWRGITDEDCAQVVDALGTNFGVVTDDLYRSVLDLIAAPPEAKRRHLRHPLTEFGKKLVMKGVQDNIDLQWKVCFSQLILLVHMEFEFDTEEEALHHRVSIGPVYRELVSSLRRLELLKWLSRTELSVPLFKAEKGAAPVLSKKGGEESQVVTALEANVGHLLGFGNVRNEPLSFSITELIANLCAPDSDIEVSPTLIQCSLVKQERADLALNLAPFCDQNPFSVYIQGRVSLVLRDFESAAINFRKAAIGMATENVQSDRHSCGLLDDTEWNLLNNGQAKYYSHIVALFEGHRAYAYVLDFARLAVQFLNAGKGNESTHADMLSRLFNAALATSQFELAHTSLLSMKNEALKHSSLRKLVDKMCETYHSHELVSLPFPGMQQDVDTILAQRCRNTMDVINGFPYHQVLYAWRMKRSNYRGAASVILDRIQKLRRAGEGDKVDGEDVLDTPVTRHYLLLINALSCVDAKQAWIFDEGVEHNGEAPRRRVVSLADIRKQYQDELDRIAAIQNNQFGFEAGDIMEIA; from the exons ATGGATTCGAGCGAAACCCAATATCTCTTCAAAGAGACCCGCTTGAACCTCGAGCCTCCTGCGCCGGCCTCGGTCGTGACGATCCGCGTGCCCTCTaaaagcggcggcggtcgacagcagcagcagctggcacTCGAGTCGTCTGCCGAAGATGAAACGACATTCAAGATCAAGAACCTCGCGTCCGCATCCTCGGTATATCACCGGAGATGGCACGACACGCCCCGCAGCTTCCTGTGGAGGGTTCTCGAGGACGGCACGCTGCTGagcatccgcgccgccgacgtgtgcaagaaggacaaggcccCCGATGCGCCGCTGGTGTTGAATTTCCACTTCGCTGTGCCGATTCAGCAGGGCTGCGTGGCGTTTGCGGATCCGGAGGAGCACGACGCGCTGTGCGTGTTCGTCCTAGATCAGGCGTCGCGGCTGTACACGTTCACCCTGCGCCCCGACCTGTTCCGCAAGAAGAcggctgtcgacgccggTCTGTCTGAGCTGGGCAAGGTGCAGTCCCCGGCCGGCTTGGGCTTCAAGACGGCGCACCGCCTCGTGGCCGTGTCGGCGGATGTCCTGCTCGCCACAGTCAACGATGGTGGCATGATTCGTTTCGACAAGTCGCGGACGGACGACA CATCTAGCGGACTATGGAAGGAGTCATTCTTCAACGTGCAAGGCTGGGCTCAGAACCTTCGCAGCTTGCTACCGTTCCAGGGCAAGCACACCATCAGATACGGCAAGGTCAATATGGAATACAGTGCCGCAACGTCGCTGCAAGTCACTTCCTTCGGCCTCGAGGATACCTTGTTCGCAATCACAGTCTGCCTCGATCATCGAATGCGCATCTGGAACGTCAACGACGGGCAGATTCTTTACACGGGAGACCTTCTGGACGTGGACCGGTCGCCGCAGGAAGTGGGCAAGTGGTCGATCGATCCCTCTCAGGCAAACCTGGTCCAAGTCGTTGGACGGCATCGCGGTCAGCGGTTCTGCGCCACGTATTCCCCAATCGGCCCGGGAGAGTTCAAATTCTGGAAGATCATCGCCAAGGATGCGCACACTGTCATGGTCGAGGACATGTTCCCGAGGAACACTCTGCTGCCCCCAACGCCTTCGTCCTCGGATATTTGGACGCTCGCCGACTTCGTCCTAGCGTCCCCAACGGAAGGCGCCGTCAACGTCTGGACTCTTTGGAAAAACAACATGACGTACAGAGTGCAACGCCTGGAGCTCGACAGGAAGAACATGGGCCCCACCTGGGAGTCTGGATGGGAGGGCGTCTATGCCGATACAACCACCATTGCTGCTCAGACGTCGGGCCCATGCGACTCGACCGATGTTACAGAAAAGTGGCTTCAAGCGATTTTGCAGCCCGGACGGTTCACAAAAGCAACACTGGAGACGGCCTTGTCCATCTATGAGCGGGGACTGGGCAAGCCCAAGGACAGCAGCAAGGGCAGAGGCCTCGCCGAGTCGATTTGTTCCGTTCTGGGCTCTACGGCATCCCTGGAACGCGGTCCTTCGGGTGCCATGGACTACGAGCAGTTCCGGGCGTCGAGCGAAACTCAGTGGCGACGATTCTACCGGCTTCTGATCGAGCTCGACAGGCAACGAGGCGAGGCCATCGGCCTGGCACTCGATCCCGAGGCTGACATGGTTTGGGTGGTGTGCACAGATTTGCTTTCCGCGATCACCGAGTGCAGCAACCTAGAACGACTACATCATAACCTTTCAAAGCCAGACGAAGACCAGGTCGACCAGGCGGCActggtcggcgccgccttggcATTCGTGGACGGATTCTCCGATAACTACGTGCAGCTCTGCACCGCGGTGCTACGGCAGGAAATCTTTGAGGAGTCGTCCAAGACGGATCTGGAGCGCATCCAATACTTTTCAGACAAGGCTGGCTTCTGGCGTGGCATTACCGACGAGGACTGCGCACAGGTCGTGGACGCCCTGGGGACCAACTTTGGCGTTGTCACTGATGATCTCTACCGATCCGTACTGGATTTGattgccgcgccgccagaggCGAAACGACGCCACCTACGACACCCGCTGACCGAGTTtggcaagaagctcgtcatGAAAGGTGTTCAGGACAACATTGATCTCCAATGGAAAGTGTGTTTCTCTCAACTCATTCTCCTCGTTCACATGGAGTTTGAATTCGACACGGAGGAAGAGGCTCTGCACCACCGGGTCAGCATCGGACCGGTATATCGCGAGCTCGTGAGCTCACTGAGgaggctggagctgctgaAGTGGCTCTCGCGAACAGAACTGTCTGTTCCGCTATTCAAGGCGGAGAAGGGAGCGGCGCCCGTGCTCTCGaagaagggcggcgaggagtcCCAGGTTGTTACCGCGCTGGAAGCCAATGTGGGACATCTGCTCGGTTTTGGCAATGTTAGGAATGAGCCGCTGTCGTTCAGCATCACCGAGCTCATTGCGAACCTTTGCGCACCAGACAGCGACATTGAGGTTTCCCCGACGCTGATTCAATGTTCACTTGTCAAGCAAGAAAGGGCCGACCTAGCTCTGAACCTGGCGCCCTTTTGCGACCAAAACCCATTCTCCGTCTACATCCAAGGACGAGTGTCGCTGGTTCTCAGGGACTTTGAGTCGGCGGCGATCAACTTCAGAAAAGCTGCCATTGGCATGG CCACAGAGAACGTGCAGTCAGACCGTCACAGCTGCGGGTTGCTTGACGATACAGAGTGGAACCTGCTCAACAACGGCCAGGCCAAGTACTACTCCCACATTGTTGCGCTCTTTGAGGGACACCGAGCATACGCCTACGTCCTTGATTTCGCCCGGCTTGCGGTCCAGTTCCTGAATGCCGGTAAGGGCAACGAGTCTACTCATGCAGACATGCTCAGTCGGCTGTTTAATGCGGCCTTGGCCACTTCGCAGTTCGAGTTGGCGCATACCAGCCTGCTGTCCATGAAGAACGAGGCTCTCAAGCATTCCAGCTTGCGAAAGCTCGTTGACAAGATGTGCGAGACTTATCACAGCCATGAGCTGGTATCGTTACCGTTCCCAGGGATGCAACAGGATGTGGATACAATACTCGCCCAGCGGTGTAGGAACACAATGGATGTGATCAACGGGTTTCCTTACCATCAAGTGCTGTACGCGTGGAGGATGAAGCGCAGCAACTACCGCGGCGCGGCCTCGGTCATCCTGGACCGGATCCAGAAGCtgaggcgcgcgggcgagggagacaAGGTTGACGGCGAAGACGTGCTCGACACGCCGGTCACCAGGCACTACCTGCTGCTCATCAACGCGCTCAGCTGCGTGGATGCCAAACAGGCTTGGAtcttcgacgagggcgtcgagcacaACGGGGAGGCCCCGAGACGGAGGGTGGTGTCGTTGGCGGACATCCGGAAGCAGTACCAGGACGAGCTGGATCGGATTGCCGCGATCCAGAATAATCAGTTTGGGTTCGAGGCTGGCGATATCATGGAGATTGCATGA